In the genome of Meles meles chromosome 2, mMelMel3.1 paternal haplotype, whole genome shotgun sequence, one region contains:
- the PLA2G12A gene encoding group XIIA secretory phospholipase A2 isoform X5 gives MGSVGAPPGAARMALLPQPALALVLLLFVPAALRCQEQAQTTDWRATLKTIRNGVHKIDTYLNAALDLLGGEDGLCQYKCNDGSKPFPRYGYKPSPPNGCGSPLFGVHLNIGIPSLTKCCNQHDRCYETCGKTKNDCDEEFQYCLSKICRDVQKTLGLAQHVQACETTVELLFDSVIHLGCKPYLDSQRAACRCRYEEKSDL, from the exons ATGGGCTCCGTGGGGGCACCGCCCGGTGCTGCGCGGATGGCCCTGCTCCCGCAGCCCGCGCTCgccctcgtcctcctcctcttcgTGCCTGCCGCTCTCAGGTGCCAGGAGCAGGCCCAGACTACCGACTGGCGGGCCACGCTGAAGACCATCCGGAACGGCGTTCACAAGATAGACACGTACCTGAACGCCGCCTTGGACCTCCTCGGAGGCGAGGATGGGCTCTGCCAGTACAAGTGCAATGACG gatCTAAGCCTTTCCCACGTTACGGTTATAAACCCTCCCCGCCGAATGGATGTGGCTCTCCACTGTTTGGTGTTCAC CTTAATATTGGCATCCCTTCCCTGACAAAGTGCTGTAACCAACATGACAGGTGCTATGAGACCTGCGGCAAGACCAAGAACGACTGCGATGAGGAATTCCAGTATTGCCTCTCTAAGATCTGCCGGGATGTGCAGAAGACACTAGGACTGGCTCAGCACGTGCAGG CCTGTGAAACCACAGTGGAGCTCTTGTTTGACAGTGTTATACATTTAGGCTGTAAACCGTATCTGGACAGCCAACGAGCCGCATGTAGGTGTCGCTATGAAGAGAAAAGTGATCTTTAA